A portion of the Pseudarthrobacter defluvii genome contains these proteins:
- a CDS encoding amidase, producing the protein MKTAEQTRKPEAAAKFDVVEAGISRLRAVLNACEVTSEELVRLYLERIEKYDSSGICLNALVVLNPDAIAEAQASDRRRAAGFTLGPLDGIPYTAKDSYQAKGLTVAAGSPAFKDLVAQRDAFSIERLRAGGAILIGLTNMPPMANGGMQRGVYGRAESPYNASFLTAAFASGSSNGSGTATAASFAAFGLAEETWSSGRAPASNNALCAYTPSRGVISVRGNWPLVPTMDVVVPHARTMADLLEVLDVVVADDPQTRGDFWRVQPWIEVPRASAVRPPSYVDLAVPDATAAAAVLAGKRLGIPRMYMNADPDAGTAEAPGIGGPTGQRIETRASILELWAAARRDLEAAGAEVVEVDFPVVSNYEGDRPGAPTIGTRGLVSPEYLRHEIVDLSAWAWNDFLAANGDPQLNSLADVDGSAIFPAPHGALPDRYDGFDDDIADYPAWIREHGIPVLADIPHLPEGLAGLEETRRVDLEEWMDRLGLDAVVFPAAADVAPADADTNERSADIAWRNGVWVANGNLVPRHLGIPTVTVPMGLAADIAMPVGLTFAGKAYSDAELLRLAAAFEATGRRRVPPPRTTPARKGD; encoded by the coding sequence ATGAAAACGGCGGAGCAGACGCGGAAGCCGGAGGCGGCGGCAAAGTTTGATGTGGTGGAAGCCGGTATCAGCCGACTCAGGGCTGTCCTCAATGCGTGTGAGGTAACCAGCGAGGAGCTTGTCCGCCTCTACCTGGAGCGCATCGAGAAGTATGACTCGTCGGGTATATGCCTGAATGCCCTGGTTGTCCTGAACCCGGACGCCATTGCGGAGGCCCAGGCATCGGACCGGCGCCGCGCTGCCGGGTTCACCCTTGGCCCGCTGGACGGCATCCCCTACACCGCAAAAGACAGCTACCAGGCCAAAGGCCTTACCGTTGCTGCCGGCTCGCCGGCCTTCAAGGACCTGGTGGCGCAGCGCGATGCCTTCTCCATCGAGCGCCTGCGGGCCGGTGGTGCCATCCTGATCGGGCTGACCAACATGCCGCCCATGGCCAACGGAGGTATGCAGCGCGGGGTATATGGACGGGCTGAGAGTCCCTACAACGCCAGCTTCCTCACGGCCGCTTTCGCTTCGGGATCGTCCAACGGTTCCGGAACTGCAACCGCGGCCAGCTTCGCTGCCTTTGGCCTGGCCGAGGAAACCTGGTCCTCGGGCCGGGCGCCGGCCTCCAACAATGCCCTCTGCGCCTACACACCCTCGCGCGGTGTCATCTCCGTCCGGGGCAACTGGCCTCTGGTCCCCACCATGGACGTGGTGGTTCCGCACGCGCGGACCATGGCGGACCTGCTGGAAGTCCTGGACGTGGTGGTGGCGGACGACCCCCAGACCCGCGGTGATTTCTGGCGCGTCCAGCCCTGGATCGAGGTGCCCAGGGCATCCGCCGTCCGCCCGCCGTCGTACGTTGACCTCGCCGTCCCGGACGCGACTGCCGCCGCGGCTGTCCTCGCGGGTAAACGGCTGGGCATTCCCCGGATGTACATGAATGCCGACCCTGATGCCGGGACGGCGGAGGCGCCTGGCATCGGTGGCCCCACCGGCCAGCGGATCGAAACGCGCGCGTCCATCCTGGAACTGTGGGCTGCGGCCCGCCGCGACCTGGAAGCCGCCGGCGCCGAAGTGGTGGAGGTGGACTTCCCGGTGGTGTCCAATTACGAAGGTGACCGTCCGGGCGCGCCTACCATCGGCACCCGCGGCCTGGTGTCCCCGGAGTATCTGCGGCACGAGATTGTGGACCTGTCGGCCTGGGCATGGAATGACTTCCTGGCTGCCAACGGCGACCCACAGCTAAACAGCCTCGCCGACGTCGACGGTTCCGCCATCTTCCCCGCTCCCCACGGTGCACTGCCGGACCGCTATGACGGGTTCGATGACGACATCGCGGACTATCCTGCCTGGATCCGGGAGCACGGCATTCCTGTCCTCGCCGACATCCCGCACCTGCCCGAAGGCCTGGCGGGACTCGAGGAAACCCGCCGCGTGGACCTGGAGGAGTGGATGGACCGGCTGGGACTGGACGCCGTGGTGTTCCCGGCGGCCGCCGACGTTGCCCCGGCGGATGCCGACACTAACGAACGCTCGGCGGACATCGCCTGGCGTAACGGCGTGTGGGTGGCCAACGGAAACCTGGTCCCCCGGCACCTTGGCATTCCCACGGTCACCGTGCCCATGGGCCTCGCGGCGGACATCGCGATGCCGGTGGGCCTCACCTTCGCGGGCAAGGCCTACAGCGACGCGGAACTCCTCCGCCTGGCAGCAGCGTTCGAAGCCACGGGCCGCCGACGGGTTCCGCCGCCCCGCACCACGCCTGCACGAAAAGGGGACTGA
- a CDS encoding agmatine deiminase family protein: protein MAFIYSTAIKGNAAPDHASIGTTTHMPAEWEAHQRTWMAFPPPNDTFGAVGSSTLDRARAAWTKVARTIARYEPVTVVADPRDATAAREWLGSGIDVVEVPLDDAWLRDSGPTFVHAADGSLAAVDWVFNGWGAQDWAAWGKDQTVARAVAAGVDAPVRPSALVNEGGGFHVDGEGTVLLTETVQLDPARNPGATKESVEAEIHAALGTTKAIWLPRGLTRDYDEFGTRGHVDIVAAFAGPGTILLHRQDDPAHPDHAVYLQLKAVLAGQVDALGRPLRIIDVPAPTTPKDDEGWVDWSYINHYVANDVVVLCGFDDPNDTIAAGILERAYPGRTVELVDARDIFAFGGGIHCITQQQPAPREGGAA from the coding sequence ATGGCATTCATTTATTCGACCGCAATCAAGGGCAACGCCGCCCCTGACCACGCTTCAATCGGCACCACCACCCACATGCCCGCAGAGTGGGAGGCGCACCAGCGCACCTGGATGGCCTTCCCGCCGCCCAATGACACCTTTGGCGCCGTTGGAAGCTCCACCCTGGACAGGGCACGGGCGGCCTGGACCAAGGTGGCCCGCACCATTGCGCGCTACGAACCCGTCACAGTTGTCGCAGATCCACGGGACGCCACCGCTGCCCGGGAATGGCTCGGCAGCGGCATCGACGTGGTGGAGGTGCCGCTGGACGACGCCTGGCTGCGGGACAGCGGCCCCACGTTCGTCCATGCCGCCGACGGCTCACTGGCCGCGGTCGACTGGGTCTTCAACGGCTGGGGCGCCCAGGACTGGGCCGCCTGGGGAAAGGACCAGACGGTGGCACGCGCAGTAGCGGCAGGAGTGGACGCACCGGTCCGTCCGTCAGCCCTGGTCAATGAGGGCGGCGGCTTCCATGTGGACGGCGAAGGGACAGTGCTGCTGACCGAGACAGTGCAGCTCGATCCGGCCCGCAACCCCGGCGCCACGAAGGAATCAGTCGAGGCGGAAATCCATGCGGCCCTGGGCACCACCAAGGCCATCTGGCTGCCGCGCGGGCTCACCCGGGACTACGACGAATTCGGCACCCGGGGCCACGTGGACATCGTGGCCGCCTTCGCCGGCCCCGGCACCATCCTGCTGCACCGCCAGGATGACCCTGCGCATCCGGACCACGCGGTGTACCTGCAGCTGAAGGCTGTCCTGGCCGGCCAAGTGGACGCCCTGGGCCGGCCGCTGCGCATCATCGACGTCCCCGCCCCAACCACGCCCAAGGACGATGAGGGTTGGGTGGACTGGTCCTACATCAACCACTACGTGGCGAATGACGTTGTGGTGCTCTGCGGTTTCGATGACCCCAATGACACCATCGCTGCCGGCATCCTGGAACGCGCGTATCCCGGGCGCACCGTTGAACTGGTGGACGCACGGGACATCTTCGCCTTTGGCGGCGGCATCCACTGCATCACGCAGCAGCAGCCGGCCCCGCGGGAAGGCGGTGCGGCATGA
- a CDS encoding alpha/beta fold hydrolase: MDIILVPGFWLDASSWEAVVPALEAAGHRTHSLTLPGKEAVDASRSGINLQDHIDAVVQVLDGLPGKVVLVGHSGGGAIIHGAVDARPQKVERAIYVDSGPLGEGGVINDELRAVGDDVPLPRWEDFDDADLVDLDDGLRQAFRVRAVPEPRGVAYGKQQLHDERRYDVPATVITCEFPSAMLREWIAAGHPFVAELSRVRDVEYIDLPTGHWPQFTKPKELARAILAAVDRTDVDEA, encoded by the coding sequence ATGGACATCATCCTGGTACCCGGATTCTGGTTGGATGCTTCGTCGTGGGAGGCGGTGGTGCCAGCGCTGGAAGCGGCAGGACACCGAACCCATTCCCTCACCCTTCCCGGAAAGGAGGCGGTGGACGCCAGCCGGTCGGGCATCAACCTGCAGGACCACATCGATGCGGTGGTGCAGGTCCTGGACGGCCTGCCCGGCAAGGTGGTCTTGGTGGGGCACTCCGGCGGCGGTGCCATCATCCATGGAGCCGTGGACGCCAGGCCGCAGAAGGTGGAGCGGGCCATCTATGTGGACAGCGGACCCCTGGGTGAAGGCGGCGTGATCAACGACGAGTTGCGGGCTGTCGGGGACGACGTGCCCTTGCCGCGCTGGGAGGATTTCGACGACGCCGACCTGGTTGACCTCGACGACGGCCTTCGCCAGGCATTCCGGGTCCGCGCAGTACCGGAGCCCCGCGGCGTGGCCTACGGCAAGCAGCAGCTGCATGACGAGCGGCGCTACGACGTGCCCGCCACCGTGATCACCTGCGAATTTCCGTCCGCCATGCTCCGGGAGTGGATCGCCGCCGGCCACCCCTTCGTCGCAGAGCTGTCCAGGGTCCGGGACGTAGAGTACATCGACCTGCCTACCGGGCACTGGCCGCAGTTCACCAAGCCAAAGGAACTGGCCAGGGCCATTCTGGCGGCTGTTGACCGTACGGATGTGGACGAAGCCTGA
- the rsgA gene encoding ribosome small subunit-dependent GTPase A, whose product MHNSSGNAPDNTSSAIQPTRTMTAYGYTPAVARHFDQHPCPGATGRGRVVRVDRTLLLVAVEDALLHLPYPLSGDPAVTGDWVWTGRNRAGDRQILAVLPRRSELSRKRAFEDSSEEQVLAANMDTVGIVVPVDRPLTHNRLERTLVAAWDSGATPLVIITKADLAQVADDVVGKVILQAAGVEVVTTSAENGDGIDELMSRIPPAGTIVLLGPSGAGKSTLINALVGREVQQTGEVRSGDFKGKHTTTSRELVPLANGTVLMDTPGVRGFGLFDAGEGLGGMFGDVEELAAGCRFADCGHGNEPGCAVREAIDSGVLAERRWNSYLKMQRELAALARRSDVAAQRAYHREWHQKVVTAGKSQRWAEREASERGNRNVGKDRKRKR is encoded by the coding sequence GTGCACAATTCTTCAGGCAACGCCCCGGACAACACCTCAAGCGCCATCCAACCCACCCGCACCATGACCGCGTACGGCTACACCCCCGCCGTCGCCCGCCACTTCGATCAGCACCCCTGCCCCGGCGCCACGGGACGGGGACGCGTGGTCCGCGTTGACCGCACCCTGCTGCTGGTTGCCGTCGAGGACGCGCTGCTCCACCTGCCGTATCCGCTGTCCGGCGACCCGGCGGTCACCGGCGACTGGGTCTGGACGGGACGCAACCGTGCCGGCGATCGCCAGATCCTGGCAGTCCTCCCCCGGCGTTCCGAGCTGAGCCGCAAGCGCGCGTTCGAGGACTCCTCCGAGGAGCAGGTCCTGGCCGCGAACATGGACACCGTAGGGATCGTGGTTCCCGTGGACCGGCCGCTCACGCACAACAGGCTCGAACGCACCCTCGTTGCCGCCTGGGACTCCGGCGCCACCCCGCTGGTGATCATCACCAAGGCGGACCTGGCACAGGTGGCGGACGACGTCGTCGGGAAAGTCATCCTGCAGGCGGCGGGCGTGGAGGTGGTCACCACGTCCGCCGAAAACGGCGACGGGATCGACGAATTGATGTCCCGCATCCCGCCCGCCGGCACCATCGTGCTCCTGGGCCCGTCCGGCGCCGGCAAGTCCACCCTGATCAACGCGCTGGTGGGCCGTGAAGTCCAGCAGACAGGAGAAGTGCGGTCCGGGGACTTCAAAGGCAAGCACACCACCACCTCCCGGGAACTGGTGCCGCTGGCCAACGGCACCGTGCTGATGGATACGCCGGGGGTGCGCGGCTTCGGATTGTTCGATGCCGGGGAAGGCCTGGGCGGGATGTTCGGCGACGTGGAGGAACTGGCCGCCGGCTGCCGGTTCGCGGACTGCGGCCATGGGAACGAACCGGGCTGTGCGGTCCGGGAGGCGATCGACAGCGGCGTCCTCGCCGAGCGCCGCTGGAACTCCTACCTGAAAATGCAGCGGGAGCTGGCAGCACTGGCACGGCGGTCCGACGTCGCGGCCCAGCGCGCGTACCACCGCGAGTGGCACCAAAAGGTGGTGACGGCGGGGAAGTCGCAGCGCTGGGCGGAGCGCGAGGCCTCTGAACGCGGCAACCGCAACGTAGGGAAGGACCGGAAGCGGAAGCGGTAG
- a CDS encoding hemolysin family protein, whose protein sequence is MSEYLPGIIWLAVLLVVNGFFVGAEFAVISARRSQIEPKAEAGSKAAKTTLWAMEHATLMLATSQLGITVCSLVILNVSEPAIHHLLEIPLGLTSLSYEAISIIAFIVALLLVTFLHVVVGEMVPKNISFSVPTRAALLLAPPLVMVAKVFKPVIWALNGIANSILRLFRVEPKDEATSAYTLDEVATIVEQSTRDGMLTDTTGALTNAFEFTAKTVADVQVTMADMVLLPESATPADIQQAVAGHGYSRYILTNSAGEPDGYLHLKDVMDLTAAEKFHQPVPAKRVRRLASAFAGADLEDALAAMRRTGAHVARVFDADGRTTGMLFLEDIIEELVGEVQDATSV, encoded by the coding sequence ATGAGTGAATACCTTCCCGGCATCATCTGGCTGGCGGTGCTCCTGGTGGTCAACGGCTTCTTCGTGGGAGCCGAATTCGCCGTCATCTCCGCCCGCCGCTCCCAGATCGAGCCCAAGGCCGAGGCCGGCAGCAAAGCGGCAAAAACCACGCTCTGGGCCATGGAACACGCCACGCTCATGCTGGCCACCAGCCAGTTGGGCATCACCGTCTGCTCCCTGGTCATCCTGAACGTCTCCGAACCGGCGATCCACCACCTGTTGGAGATCCCGCTGGGCCTGACGTCCCTGTCCTATGAGGCGATCAGCATCATCGCGTTCATCGTGGCGCTCCTGCTGGTGACCTTCCTCCACGTGGTGGTGGGCGAGATGGTGCCCAAGAACATCTCCTTCTCAGTGCCTACCCGTGCGGCCCTCCTGCTTGCGCCGCCGCTGGTCATGGTGGCCAAGGTGTTCAAGCCCGTTATTTGGGCCCTGAACGGGATAGCCAACTCCATCCTGCGGCTCTTCCGGGTGGAGCCCAAGGACGAGGCCACCAGCGCGTACACCCTGGACGAGGTGGCCACGATTGTGGAGCAGTCCACCCGGGACGGCATGCTGACGGACACCACGGGCGCACTGACCAACGCGTTCGAATTCACCGCCAAAACCGTGGCGGACGTCCAGGTGACCATGGCCGACATGGTGCTTCTGCCGGAATCCGCCACGCCGGCAGACATCCAGCAGGCCGTGGCAGGGCACGGCTACTCGCGCTACATCCTGACCAACAGTGCCGGGGAGCCCGATGGCTACCTGCACCTCAAGGACGTCATGGACCTCACTGCGGCGGAGAAATTCCACCAGCCGGTCCCGGCCAAACGGGTCCGACGCCTGGCGTCGGCATTTGCCGGCGCGGACCTTGAGGATGCACTGGCGGCGATGCGGCGGACCGGAGCCCACGTGGCCCGGGTGTTCGACGCCGATGGCAGGACCACCGGGATGCTCTTCCTCGAGGACATCATCGAGGAACTGGTGGGCGAGGTGCAGGACGCCACCAGCGTATAG
- a CDS encoding hemolysin family protein, translating to MYEWIMLGIGLVLTVGTGFFVASEFALVNLDRHDLEARQARGEKRLGPTIKALRITSTHLSGAQLGITLTTLLTGYTFEPAISRMLSGPLQSAGLAEALVPAVGSVAGIFLATVFSMVVGELVPKNFALALPLATAKVVVPFQALFTAVFKPVILLFNNTANRIIRGFGIEPKEELSGARSAEELSSLVRRSAVEGVLDLDHATLLRRTLRFSGYSAADVMTPRVRMAAVGLSDTAEDIVSLATATGYSRFPVIGRDRDDVLGLLHVKQAFAVALDQRAGTAAAELMIEPLRVPESMGVDTLLGLLRRQGLQVAIVSDEHGGTAGIVTLEDLVEEIVGELEDEHDRARAGVVRVGRSITFDAALRPDELLDRTGIEVPDGDEYDTVGGFVTDRLDRLPELGDEVKVDGGTLRVERVAGMHVERLRFTPAASGEPPRSPHDRIIDNLTQELTHE from the coding sequence ATGTATGAATGGATCATGCTGGGCATCGGCCTGGTCCTGACCGTCGGCACCGGCTTCTTCGTCGCCTCGGAGTTCGCGCTGGTGAACCTGGACCGGCACGATCTCGAAGCACGCCAAGCCCGCGGCGAGAAGCGCCTTGGTCCCACCATCAAAGCCCTTCGGATCACCTCCACCCACCTCTCGGGGGCGCAGCTGGGCATCACCCTGACCACGCTGCTGACCGGCTACACCTTCGAACCGGCCATCAGCCGCATGCTCAGCGGCCCGCTGCAGTCCGCGGGGCTGGCCGAAGCCTTGGTGCCCGCCGTCGGCTCCGTTGCCGGAATCTTCCTGGCCACGGTCTTTTCGATGGTGGTGGGCGAGCTTGTCCCCAAGAACTTCGCCCTGGCCCTGCCGCTGGCTACGGCCAAGGTGGTGGTGCCATTCCAGGCCCTCTTCACGGCCGTGTTCAAGCCCGTGATCCTGCTCTTCAACAACACTGCCAACAGGATCATCCGCGGGTTCGGAATTGAGCCCAAGGAAGAGCTTTCCGGTGCCCGCAGCGCGGAGGAGCTGAGCTCCCTGGTGCGCCGCTCCGCCGTCGAAGGTGTCCTGGACCTGGACCATGCCACCCTGCTGCGCCGCACGCTCCGCTTCTCCGGGTACAGTGCCGCTGATGTCATGACCCCGCGCGTCAGGATGGCGGCCGTAGGCCTGTCCGACACCGCAGAGGACATCGTTTCGCTTGCCACGGCCACCGGCTACTCCCGGTTTCCCGTGATCGGGCGGGACCGGGACGACGTCCTGGGCCTCCTGCACGTCAAGCAGGCGTTCGCCGTGGCTCTGGACCAACGGGCCGGTACTGCCGCGGCGGAGCTCATGATCGAGCCGCTGCGGGTGCCGGAATCCATGGGCGTGGACACCCTCCTGGGCCTGCTGCGGCGTCAGGGGCTCCAGGTGGCCATCGTTTCGGACGAGCATGGCGGCACCGCCGGGATCGTCACCCTGGAGGACCTGGTGGAAGAGATCGTGGGCGAACTGGAGGATGAGCACGACCGGGCGCGCGCCGGCGTTGTCCGCGTAGGCCGGTCCATCACGTTCGACGCCGCACTGCGGCCGGACGAACTGCTGGACCGCACCGGAATCGAGGTCCCCGACGGGGACGAGTACGACACCGTGGGCGGGTTCGTCACTGACCGCCTGGACCGCCTGCCCGAACTGGGCGATGAGGTTAAGGTCGACGGCGGCACCCTCCGCGTGGAGCGCGTGGCAGGCATGCACGTGGAGCGGCTGCGCTTCACGCCCGCCGCGTCCGGCGAGCCTCCGCGAAGCCCGCACGATCGGATCATCGACAACCTGACCCAGGAGCTGACCCATGAGTGA
- a CDS encoding zinc-ribbon domain-containing protein, with amino-acid sequence MLLLFGFKTVLKALPGKTATCPHCGAFIHHLLEEQATKFTLFFIPVLTVSRKFRITCTNCGYVSSISGRQKRALELRR; translated from the coding sequence ATGCTCCTCCTCTTCGGGTTCAAGACCGTGCTCAAGGCGCTGCCGGGCAAGACGGCAACGTGCCCGCACTGCGGCGCCTTCATCCACCACCTCCTTGAGGAACAAGCCACAAAGTTCACCTTGTTCTTCATCCCGGTGCTCACGGTGTCCCGGAAGTTCCGGATCACCTGCACCAATTGCGGCTACGTTTCGTCCATCAGCGGGCGGCAGAAGCGGGCCTTGGAGCTGCGCCGGTAA
- a CDS encoding GGDEF domain-containing protein translates to MVLDTATLRIAFGLMALVLVVLFYFSAYRATRSPYSAWWCGALLFFLSGSGCFLLDGTPQQWWANPLGNTLLVHGGVAVWAGARSLRTVQPPKWAFTGIPLVTLVASLLDHPATNTWSGGPVFLAAMSLTVGLASRELWRLEPGYSRVRIPMAVAAGGLSAYYFFRWLAFLVEGPDGPVFVTVFGSAVTTMVTMVLLVVVSFSMAGLSTEQQTRALRVVATRDDLTGLLNRKAFLDLAAEQLADRTITGGSGALILADLDHFKVVNDTHGHAAGDLALQAFADACVATVRSTDLAGRYGGEEFVILVPGASAERAETIAEEISSRLAGAAAPDGMEMPTASYGISTYDGGTSDVDRLIAAADEALYRAKSLGRNRAARSDELH, encoded by the coding sequence ATGGTTCTGGATACGGCGACCCTGCGCATCGCTTTTGGCCTGATGGCCCTGGTGCTGGTGGTCCTTTTCTACTTTTCCGCCTACCGGGCGACGCGCTCGCCGTACAGTGCGTGGTGGTGCGGGGCCTTGCTGTTCTTCCTTTCCGGATCCGGCTGCTTCCTGCTGGACGGCACGCCACAGCAGTGGTGGGCCAACCCGCTGGGTAATACACTGCTGGTGCACGGCGGGGTTGCTGTGTGGGCGGGCGCGCGCTCACTGCGGACCGTGCAGCCACCCAAGTGGGCCTTTACCGGCATCCCCCTTGTCACCCTGGTGGCGTCCCTGCTGGACCACCCCGCCACCAACACCTGGTCCGGCGGTCCCGTGTTCCTCGCCGCGATGAGCCTGACCGTCGGACTGGCGTCGCGTGAGCTGTGGCGGCTTGAGCCGGGCTATTCGCGGGTGCGCATCCCCATGGCGGTGGCTGCAGGCGGCCTGTCCGCTTACTATTTCTTCCGCTGGCTGGCGTTCCTGGTGGAGGGCCCGGACGGTCCGGTTTTCGTTACCGTTTTTGGATCGGCCGTGACCACCATGGTGACTATGGTGCTGTTGGTGGTGGTGTCCTTCAGCATGGCCGGGTTGAGCACCGAACAGCAGACCCGCGCCCTGCGGGTGGTTGCAACCCGTGACGACCTCACCGGACTCCTGAACCGCAAGGCCTTCCTGGACCTCGCTGCCGAACAGCTTGCCGACCGCACCATCACCGGGGGCTCCGGCGCGCTGATCCTTGCCGACCTTGACCATTTCAAGGTGGTCAACGATACACACGGCCACGCCGCCGGCGACCTGGCGTTGCAGGCCTTCGCCGACGCCTGCGTTGCCACGGTCCGCTCCACCGACCTGGCCGGCAGGTACGGCGGGGAAGAGTTCGTGATCCTGGTCCCCGGGGCAAGTGCTGAACGGGCCGAGACGATCGCGGAGGAAATCAGCAGTCGCCTGGCAGGTGCTGCAGCGCCGGACGGCATGGAGATGCCCACCGCGAGTTACGGCATTTCAACCTACGACGGCGGGACCTCCGATGTGGACCGCCTCATCGCCGCAGCTGATGAGGCCCTGTACAGGGCCAAGTCATTGGGAAGGAACCGCGCCGCCCGCAGCGATGAGCTGCACTAG
- a CDS encoding Gfo/Idh/MocA family protein, with product MGKPLNVGIIGCGAIIAQYLTNFRRLDQVRLVAVADLDPARAQAVADDYDGVRAVSVEELLAADDVDLVLNLTIPAAHADVALKAIEAGKSVYGEKPLAATTEEARKVLDTARQAGVVVGCAPDTVLGTGIQTARKAIDDGLIGAPISASATMVTPGHERWHPNPDFYYQPGGGPLLDMGPYYVTALVTLLGPVVSVLGAASHTRNERTIGSGPRQGEKVPVTIDSHVTGILVHASGALSTLFMSFDAVKSKSPNIEIHGERGSLVVPDPNHFNGDVQLFSLGAEDWETLPASAGYVDAGRGFGIADLATTPQGKEPRAGGALAYHALEVMESVLKAAHSGMTVSIQSTVERPESVALTVLAEQADALQSK from the coding sequence GTGGGCAAGCCGTTGAACGTCGGAATCATTGGCTGCGGAGCCATTATCGCCCAATACCTCACCAACTTCCGGCGGCTGGACCAAGTCCGGCTGGTAGCCGTGGCGGACCTGGATCCTGCCCGGGCCCAGGCGGTAGCGGATGATTACGACGGCGTCCGCGCCGTCTCCGTGGAGGAACTGCTCGCCGCCGACGACGTCGACCTGGTCCTGAACCTGACCATCCCCGCGGCCCACGCCGACGTCGCACTGAAGGCGATCGAGGCCGGCAAGAGCGTCTACGGCGAAAAGCCGCTGGCGGCCACCACTGAAGAGGCACGCAAGGTGCTGGACACGGCACGCCAGGCAGGCGTCGTCGTCGGCTGTGCCCCTGACACCGTGCTGGGCACCGGAATCCAGACCGCCCGCAAAGCCATCGACGACGGCCTCATCGGCGCCCCCATCTCGGCATCAGCCACCATGGTGACCCCGGGCCACGAACGCTGGCACCCCAACCCGGACTTCTACTACCAGCCGGGCGGCGGTCCCCTCCTGGACATGGGTCCCTACTATGTCACCGCCCTGGTCACGCTGCTGGGCCCCGTGGTGTCGGTGCTCGGCGCGGCCAGCCACACCCGCAACGAGCGGACCATCGGCTCGGGGCCACGGCAGGGTGAAAAGGTGCCGGTTACCATCGATTCCCACGTCACCGGCATCCTGGTCCACGCCTCCGGAGCGCTTTCCACCCTTTTCATGAGCTTCGACGCCGTGAAGTCCAAGTCGCCGAACATCGAGATCCACGGCGAGCGCGGCTCCCTGGTGGTCCCGGACCCCAACCACTTCAACGGCGACGTCCAGCTGTTCTCCCTGGGCGCCGAGGACTGGGAAACCCTCCCCGCCTCGGCAGGATACGTCGATGCCGGGCGCGGGTTCGGCATCGCGGATCTCGCTACCACCCCGCAGGGCAAGGAACCCCGCGCGGGCGGGGCCCTGGCCTACCACGCCCTGGAGGTCATGGAATCTGTCCTCAAGGCAGCGCACAGCGGCATGACGGTCAGCATCCAGAGCACTGTTGAGCGGCCGGAAAGCGTGGCACTGACCGTCCTCGCCGAGCAGGCAGACGCCCTCCAGTCCAAGTAG
- a CDS encoding ThuA domain-containing protein: MTDRKNALVVRGGWDGHQPYEATELFIPYLKDNGYEVRVEESPKVYADAEYMAGVDLIVQCMTMSTIEKDEFAGLRAAVENGTGLAGWHGGIADSYRNTSDYLHLIGGQFACHPGKHPDECVGEQSDNYVPYTVNMLPAAAEHPITTGIKDFELVTEQYWVLADDYIDVLATTTQKVREWDPWHREVTSPAIWTRQWGKGRIFVATPGHRVEILQDQNVRTIIERGLLWASR; encoded by the coding sequence ATGACAGATCGCAAGAATGCGCTGGTCGTCCGCGGCGGCTGGGACGGCCACCAGCCCTACGAGGCCACCGAACTCTTCATTCCCTACCTCAAGGACAACGGCTATGAGGTCCGGGTGGAAGAATCCCCCAAGGTCTACGCCGACGCCGAATACATGGCCGGGGTGGACCTGATCGTGCAGTGCATGACCATGAGCACCATCGAAAAGGACGAATTTGCCGGACTGCGGGCAGCCGTGGAGAACGGCACCGGCCTGGCCGGCTGGCACGGCGGGATCGCCGATTCGTACAGGAACACCTCCGACTACCTGCACCTCATCGGCGGGCAGTTCGCCTGCCACCCCGGCAAGCACCCGGACGAATGCGTCGGCGAACAGTCGGACAACTACGTTCCCTACACCGTCAACATGCTGCCCGCCGCCGCGGAGCACCCCATCACCACGGGCATCAAGGACTTCGAACTGGTCACCGAGCAGTACTGGGTCCTCGCAGATGACTACATCGATGTCCTGGCCACCACCACCCAGAAAGTCCGCGAGTGGGACCCCTGGCACCGCGAAGTGACCTCCCCCGCCATCTGGACCCGCCAGTGGGGCAAGGGCCGGATCTTCGTTGCCACCCCCGGCCACCGCGTGGAAATCCTCCAGGACCAGAACGTACGCACCATCATCGAAAGGGGCCTGCTGTGGGCAAGCCGTTGA